A genome region from Vibrio tapetis subsp. tapetis includes the following:
- a CDS encoding glutamate-5-semialdehyde dehydrogenase, giving the protein MDLTNMGIAAKDAAFHLATASTAQKNQALAIIADELEANSAAILSANEKDIQLGREAGLTEALLDRLLLNEERLAGIASDVRNVINLNDPVGSEIDSKVLENGMSLSRRRVPLGVVGVIYEARPNVTIDIAALCLKTGNASILRGGKETFHSNMELVKVIQLALEKAQLPAAAVQYIEKPDRELVSKLLKLDQYVDMIIPRGGAGLHRMCKENSTIPVIIGGFGISHIFVDESADLEKSLDVVINAKAQRPSACNALDTLLVHQAVAKQFLPMLANKLKGEVELVAEPKAKAILASDDSVREAVEGDFDTEWLSYTLGVKVVMDITEAITHMRVHNASHSDAIMTNSLESAERFINSVDSAAVYVNASTRFTDGAQFGLGAEVAVSTQKLHARGPMGLEELTSYKWVGKANYLVRS; this is encoded by the coding sequence GTGGATTTAACAAATATGGGAATCGCGGCTAAAGACGCGGCTTTCCACCTTGCGACAGCATCGACAGCACAAAAAAATCAGGCGTTGGCTATCATAGCTGACGAACTGGAAGCGAACAGCGCCGCTATTTTATCGGCGAATGAAAAAGACATTCAACTTGGTCGTGAAGCCGGGCTAACTGAGGCATTACTTGACCGATTGTTACTCAATGAAGAGCGATTGGCAGGAATTGCAAGCGATGTGCGTAACGTTATTAACTTGAACGACCCAGTTGGCAGTGAAATTGACAGCAAAGTACTTGAAAATGGCATGTCTTTGTCTCGCCGTCGAGTTCCTCTTGGTGTGGTTGGTGTTATTTATGAAGCGCGCCCTAATGTGACCATAGATATTGCCGCATTGTGCTTAAAAACAGGTAATGCAAGCATTTTACGTGGCGGAAAAGAGACGTTCCACTCGAATATGGAATTGGTAAAAGTGATTCAATTGGCGCTTGAAAAAGCACAGTTGCCCGCTGCTGCAGTCCAGTACATTGAAAAGCCGGATCGCGAGCTGGTATCAAAATTACTTAAGCTTGATCAATACGTTGATATGATTATTCCTCGTGGTGGTGCTGGTTTACATCGTATGTGTAAAGAAAATAGTACCATTCCTGTGATTATTGGCGGCTTTGGCATTAGCCACATTTTCGTCGATGAAAGTGCCGATCTTGAAAAATCACTCGACGTAGTGATTAACGCAAAGGCACAACGACCATCAGCCTGTAACGCGCTCGACACTCTTTTGGTTCATCAAGCCGTTGCGAAGCAGTTTTTGCCAATGCTTGCCAACAAGTTGAAAGGTGAAGTCGAACTTGTTGCGGAGCCGAAAGCTAAAGCAATACTTGCAAGTGATGATTCGGTTCGCGAAGCAGTCGAAGGTGATTTTGATACCGAATGGTTGAGCTACACTCTGGGCGTTAAAGTCGTGATGGATATTACTGAAGCCATTACCCATATGCGTGTGCATAACGCGAGCCACTCTGATGCGATTATGACGAATAGCCTGGAAAGTGCCGAGCGTTTCATTAATTCAGTCGATTCCGCAGCGGTGTACGTCAATGCCTCAACTCGCTTTACCGACGGCGCTCAGTTTGGTTTAGGGGCAGAAGTGGCAGTATCAACTCAAAAGCTACATGCTAGAGGCCCTATGGGGTTAGAAGAGCTAACGAGTTATAAATGGGTGGGTAAAGCCAATTACTTAGTTCGAAGCTGA
- the proB gene encoding glutamate 5-kinase, translating into MTMNQTQGKLAKSQTIVVKLGTSVLTGGTLEINRPHMVELVRQCAALKQQGHSVILVSSGAIAAGREHLGYPTLPNSMASKQLLAAVGQSRLIQTWESLFDLFGIKIGQMLLTRADLDDRERFLNARDTINALVDNGIIPIVNENDAVATSEIKVGDNDNLSALVGILCGADKLLLLTDQPGLFTADPRKDPNAELIREVRTIDETLRKIAGDSGTTLGTGGMATKLQAADIARRAGIEVIIAAGSSDNVIFDTLSDTPPGTRFLPLAEALENRKRWILAGPAASGDIVIDDGAANAVIGRGSSLLAKGIVKVQGSFARGEVARVCNIHGELVARGITSYSSTDLDKIIGKHSKDISAVLGYEYGSEVIHRDDLVVIQE; encoded by the coding sequence ATGACAATGAATCAAACCCAAGGGAAATTGGCTAAATCACAAACCATCGTGGTGAAGTTAGGCACAAGTGTATTGACCGGCGGGACACTCGAGATCAATCGACCACATATGGTTGAATTGGTACGTCAGTGTGCTGCATTGAAACAGCAAGGCCACTCGGTCATTCTGGTTTCTTCTGGCGCAATTGCGGCAGGGCGTGAGCACCTTGGGTACCCCACACTCCCCAATTCAATGGCAAGTAAACAATTACTTGCTGCCGTAGGCCAAAGCCGTTTGATTCAGACGTGGGAATCACTGTTTGATTTATTCGGCATTAAAATTGGTCAAATGTTGCTAACTCGCGCAGATTTAGATGATCGTGAGCGATTTTTAAATGCTCGAGATACCATCAACGCATTAGTAGATAACGGTATTATTCCTATCGTGAACGAAAACGATGCGGTGGCGACCTCTGAAATTAAAGTGGGCGATAACGATAATCTATCGGCATTGGTGGGGATTTTGTGTGGCGCAGATAAGCTGCTCCTACTGACTGACCAGCCGGGTTTATTTACTGCCGACCCTCGAAAAGACCCTAACGCGGAGCTGATTCGTGAAGTGCGAACCATTGATGAAACGTTGAGAAAAATAGCTGGCGACAGCGGTACAACGCTTGGCACTGGTGGTATGGCAACAAAACTGCAAGCCGCAGATATCGCTCGTAGAGCGGGCATTGAAGTGATTATTGCAGCAGGCAGCAGCGACAACGTGATCTTTGATACATTGAGCGATACACCTCCTGGCACTCGTTTTCTACCGTTAGCTGAAGCGTTAGAAAACCGTAAACGTTGGATTCTTGCAGGCCCAGCAGCTTCTGGCGACATCGTCATCGATGACGGCGCTGCAAATGCCGTGATTGGACGTGGCAGTAGCTTATTGGCGAAAGGCATAGTTAAAGTTCAAGGAAGTTTTGCTCGCGGAGAAGTCGCCCGAGTCTGCAACATTCACGGCGAGTTAGTTGCGCGAGGCATTACGAGTTACTCCAGCACAGATTTAGACAAAATTATAGGTAAGCACAGTAAGGATATCAGTGCGGTACTTGGTTATGAATACGGCTCTGAAGTCATCCATCGTGATGATTTAGTCGTTATCCAAGAATAG
- the nrdR gene encoding transcriptional regulator NrdR, which yields MHCPFCSENDTKVIDSRLVADGHQVRRRRQCLACSERFTTFESAELVMPKVIKTNGNREPFNEDKMVGGFQRALEKRPVSADAIELAISTIKSQLRATGEREVPSEMVGNLVMDQLKELDKVAYIRFASVYRSFEDIREFGEEIAKLED from the coding sequence ATGCATTGTCCATTCTGTTCTGAAAATGACACGAAAGTAATTGATTCTCGGCTGGTCGCTGATGGTCATCAAGTCCGTCGTCGCCGTCAATGCTTAGCATGCAGTGAGCGTTTTACGACCTTTGAAAGTGCTGAGTTAGTGATGCCAAAAGTGATTAAAACTAATGGTAATCGCGAACCATTTAACGAAGATAAAATGGTGGGTGGCTTCCAACGAGCGTTAGAAAAACGTCCTGTAAGTGCCGATGCTATCGAACTGGCAATCAGTACCATCAAGTCTCAGCTTCGAGCGACCGGTGAGCGCGAAGTACCGAGTGAAATGGTTGGCAACTTGGTGATGGATCAGCTGAAAGAGCTTGATAAAGTCGCTTATATTCGGTTTGCTTCTGTTTATCGCAGCTTTGAAGACATTCGCGAGTTTGGCGAAGAAATCGCTAAATTGGAAGACTGA